One genomic region from Shewanella aestuarii encodes:
- a CDS encoding DMT family transporter, with protein MLKPRSGLIELHLAVLLFGGTALFSKLIPLSALNITFLRCIVAAFTLALLVKVTQKSLALHHKKDYLIALGLGVLVSAHWVTYFAAMQLSSIAVGMIAFFTYPVITVLIEPIVNRTRLKLVDIFSGLAVLTGVILLIPEPNLHNDITLGILVGVVSAMLFAIRNILHKRYFSEYGGAHGMLYQTLITVILLSPWQDVKAHDLDQHTVLLILVLGVVFTAMPHALFTSALRYLSAKTAGLVSCLQPFYGAVLAMLILNEQPGTNTLIGGSIIVATALFETQQSHQKK; from the coding sequence ATCTTGAAGCCGCGCTCCGGTCTCATTGAACTACACCTTGCCGTACTGCTATTTGGTGGTACGGCACTGTTTTCTAAGCTTATTCCTTTAAGCGCCCTCAATATTACCTTTTTACGCTGTATTGTTGCCGCGTTCACGTTAGCTTTGCTAGTTAAAGTCACTCAAAAATCACTCGCGCTACATCACAAAAAAGATTATTTGATTGCTTTGGGTTTAGGTGTGCTTGTCAGCGCCCATTGGGTGACATATTTTGCAGCAATGCAATTATCCTCAATCGCTGTCGGTATGATTGCCTTTTTCACCTACCCAGTGATAACCGTGCTTATCGAGCCAATAGTGAATCGCACACGCCTCAAACTAGTGGATATTTTTTCAGGGTTAGCCGTGCTAACAGGAGTCATACTACTAATCCCTGAACCAAACCTTCACAATGATATCACCTTAGGGATTTTGGTTGGTGTGGTGTCGGCGATGCTTTTTGCCATACGAAATATACTACACAAGCGCTATTTTAGTGAATATGGTGGCGCCCATGGGATGCTTTACCAAACCTTGATCACCGTAATACTACTGAGTCCTTGGCAAGATGTTAAGGCTCATGATTTGGATCAGCATACTGTATTACTCATCTTAGTACTTGGGGTGGTATTTACAGCAATGCCACATGCTTTATTTACTTCAGCACTGCGTTATTTAAGCGCTAAAACAGCGGGCTTGGTTTCGTGTTTACAGCCTTTTTATGGTGCCGTGTTAGCAATGCTCATACTAAACGAACAGCCAGGGACTAACACCTTGATTGGTGGAAGCATTATTGTTGCAACAGCCTTATTTGAAACGCAACAAAGTCATCAAAAAAAATAA
- the asd gene encoding archaetidylserine decarboxylase (Phosphatidylserine decarboxylase is synthesized as a single chain precursor. Generation of the pyruvoyl active site from a Ser is coupled to cleavage of a Gly-Ser bond between the larger (beta) and smaller (alpha chains). It is an integral membrane protein.), with the protein MDSLKIALQYIMPKHFLSRLVGKFAAAEAGAFTTAFIKWFIKQYKIDMSEAAKSEPEAYKTFNAFFTRELKDGLRPICQDADIMAHPVDGAVSQCGPIEAGNIFQAKGHSYTSQALLGGNTTDAQRFDGGDFATIYLAPKDYHRIHMPIKGTLSKMTYVPGDLFSVNPLTAQNVPGLFARNERVVAIFETEVGPLAMVLVGATIVASIETVWAGTVTPPAGKQVFSWDYPTTGPDALTLDKGAEMGRFKLGSTVVMLFAEHAIDSFVDGVEPGETTRMGQPFAKLNLE; encoded by the coding sequence TTGGACTCACTAAAAATTGCTTTGCAATACATTATGCCAAAACACTTTTTATCACGATTAGTGGGCAAGTTTGCCGCTGCTGAAGCTGGTGCGTTTACTACGGCGTTTATCAAGTGGTTTATTAAGCAATATAAAATCGATATGTCTGAAGCGGCCAAAAGTGAGCCTGAAGCATACAAAACCTTCAACGCCTTTTTTACGCGTGAATTAAAAGACGGTTTGCGTCCAATTTGCCAAGATGCAGATATTATGGCTCACCCTGTTGATGGCGCGGTGAGTCAATGCGGCCCAATCGAAGCGGGCAATATTTTCCAAGCCAAAGGTCATAGTTATACTTCTCAAGCTTTGTTAGGCGGCAATACTACTGATGCACAACGATTTGATGGTGGTGATTTTGCAACCATTTATTTAGCACCAAAAGACTATCATCGTATTCACATGCCAATTAAAGGCACCCTCTCAAAAATGACTTATGTGCCAGGCGATTTATTTTCAGTAAATCCATTAACGGCACAAAATGTTCCTGGACTATTTGCCCGTAACGAGCGCGTTGTTGCCATATTTGAAACCGAAGTAGGCCCATTAGCTATGGTATTAGTAGGTGCAACCATTGTCGCAAGTATTGAAACTGTATGGGCCGGTACAGTAACACCACCAGCAGGAAAGCAAGTGTTTAGCTGGGATTATCCAACCACAGGGCCAGACGCATTAACGCTAGACAAAGGCGCAGAAATGGGTCGCTTTAAGTTAGGCAGTACAGTGGTGATGCTATTTGCCGAACACGCAATCGATAGTTTTGTTGACGGCGTTGAACCAGGTGAAACCACACGCATGGGTCAACCTTTTGCAAAATTGAACCTAGAATAA